One Carassius auratus strain Wakin chromosome 4, ASM336829v1, whole genome shotgun sequence DNA segment encodes these proteins:
- the LOC113058303 gene encoding vascular endothelial growth factor A-A-like isoform X5 translates to MSNLLSETFSNAFAKVRLSSDRVLKRFIRLINSIMNFAVRVLQLFLVTLLYFSAVKSAYIPWEEGRSTYDVVPFMEVYNKSLCRPREVLVEIQQEYPDDTEHIFIPSCVVLTRCAGCCNDEMMECTPTVTYNITLEIKRVKPLRHQGDFFMSFAEHSECQCRSNYKCACCVHTNKTCSLVLFCCSFTG, encoded by the exons ATGTCTAACTTGCTTTCTGAGACCTTTTCCAATGCGTTTGCTAAAGTCCGCCTATCATCGGATAGggttttaaaaagatttattcGCCTTATAAATTCAATCATGAACTTTGCCGTTCGCGTGCTCCAGTTATTTCTTGTGACGCTTCTGTATTTTTCAGCTGTCAAG AGTGCCTACATACCCTGGGAGGAAGGCAGAAGCACATATGACG TGGTGCCATTCATGGAGGTCTATAACAAGTCTCTCTGCCGTCCTCGAGAAGTGCTGGTGGAAATTCAACAGGAATACCCTGATGACACCGAGCACATCTTCATCCCGTCCTGTGTGGTTCTCACCCGCTGTGCTGGGTGCTGTAATGATGAGATGATGGAATGCACCCCTACCGTCACATACAACATTACCTTGGAG ATTAAAAGAGTGAAACCGCTCCGTCATCAGGGTGACTTTTTCATGAGTTTTGCAGAGCACAGTGAATGCCAGTGCCG GTCTAATTATAAGTGTGCTTGTTGtgtgcacacaaacaaaacatgttCACTAGTGCTTTTTTGCTGCTCTTTCACAGGGTGA